ATGCTTTAACAGCCAGTATGACGTACACATTGTCTTACTGGCTGAAAAGTACGACGCCGCTTTTTGTTGCGGGAACGGTATCCGGCTATCCGCTGAAAGGCACAACCCTAAGGGGTTGGACATATTTTGAGCATAAGCTGACAGGGATAACGGTTGTAACACTTAGCGGTAATAGCCAGATAGATGAATTGCGGTTATATCCGGCCGGGGGATCGGTGACTACCTGGTCATACGATCCACTGACAGGCGTTACGGGGAGCTGTAGTGAAAGTAATATGATCACCCGGTATAGTTATGATCAGGAAGGCAGACTGAATGTGATAAGGGATCAGGACGGGAATATACTGCAACAGACGGAGTACAGGTATCAGGCACCGGTCGGACAGTGATAGGGGCTTTAAAAGGTATATCATATGAAGGGAACTATTCACTGATGAAGATGCCGGAACGTTATTCGCCAACACGGCGGATCACTTTTTCAGTTTTCCCCTGAAGGTTCCCCCGGCCTGTTGTCTCATTCACGGACAATCCTGTCCGGTTTACGGTATTCATGATTGATGCAGAACAAGGGTTGATATAGCTTTGTTGTGTTGTCGGGAAAATGAGCAGCATGACTATTACCAAACTAAATCAACTGAAAATATTATGAACAACAGCACAAGCGTAAGCACTAACCGCCTTTTAGTCACTATCCTGGTCCTCATCGCATTTGTACTGGGAAATAAAGTAACAGTAAAAGCACAGGGCGCAGCCACTGGTGCTGCAATCACCACTACCGCATTCGATCATATCAGACAGATCAAAGCAGGGGTACTGGATGTCGGATATGTAGAAGCTGGTCCTGCCGACGGTGAGCCGGTGATCCTGTTGCATGGCTGGCCTTATGACATCTATAGCTATAAGGACGTCTCTCAGATATTGGCAGCAAAAGGTTTCCGGGTATTGATCCCCTACCTGCGTGGTTATGGTACCACCCGTTTCCTATCCGCAGCAACACCGCGTAACGGACAACAATCCGTAGTAGCAGTCGATATCATCAATTTCATGGATGCCCTGCACATTAAGAAAGCTGTTGTAGGCGGGTTCGACTGGGGAGCACGTACCGCCGATATCATAGCGGCACTATGGCCTGAACGTGTAAAAGGCCTGGTATCCGTAAGTGGTTACCTGATCGGTAGTCAGCAGGGTAACAAAGCACCGCTGCCGCCTAAAGCAGAGCTTAACTGGTGGTATCAGTTCTACTTCGCTACCGAACGTGGCCGTGAAGGATATAAAGAGAACACGCTTGCATTCAATAAACTGATCTGGCAGACTGCTTCCCCAAAATGGAATTTCAGTGATGCCACTTATCATCAGTCTGCAACCGCATTTGATAATCCCGATCATGTACAGATCGTTATTGATAATTACCGCTGGAGACTGGGACTGGCCAAAGGAGAAGCAAAATACGACGAACTGGAAAAGAAACTGGCTACAGCACCTGCGATCACCGTACCAAGTGTGACCCTCGAAGGAGACGCCAATGGTGCACCACATCCTGATCCGGCTAACTATGCCGCTAAGTTCACTGGCAGGTATGCCCACCATACTATCGGTGGCGGAGTTGGACACAATTTACCGCAGGAAGCACCACAGGCATTCGCAGATGCGATCATCGAAGTGAATAATTTTTCTAAATAGGCGGGGGGATTACAACAGACAGGAGGTCTGCTCATCAGAGCGGGCCTCTTTTGCTTACTGCAGATATCCCTCCCGTAAATTCTCCCGCTGGCGTAATATTTGGACCCTGCATACTTAAATATAAGTGTTCAGATATGGATGTGATTGATCAGTTTTATGCAGGTACCAGCGGACTGGTATTACCCGTGCCCAATAAACAGGCGTACCCTCCTGCCTATAAGGACAAAAGCAGACTTACCTTCTATGCGTCCCTGTTTAATAGTCTGGAGGTGAACAGTTCGTTTTATAAGATTCCGATGGCCGGTACGACCAGGCGGTGGGCAACGGAAGTGCCGGAGGGATTTGCCTTTACCTTCAAATTATTCAGGGGAATTACGCATAACAAGGGCCTTGATTTCGACCCCGCGGTGGTGACACAATTCATGCAGGTCATTGATCAGGTGGGCGACAGGAAAGGGGCATTACTGATCCAGTTCCCGGCCAGTATTGTATTCGACAGTTTCGGGCAACTGGAGCGGCTGCTGGATGTTATCCGGCAATGTGATCCGGATGCCTCCTGGGATATATGCATTGAATACCGGCATCCATCCTGGTATGAAAGCGAGACGTTCGAGTTGCTGGCGGATTACAACGCCGCCATGGTCCTCCATGACATGCCTAAAAGTACGCCACCAGACATTAGGTCTTCTGTGCGCTTTGCCTACCTGCGGTTTCACGGACCAGCCGGTGATTATAAGGGTGGTTATCCCGATAAGGTCTTACAACAGTATACCAACAGGATCCATGGATGGTTAGATGAAGGGAAGCGGGTCTATACCTATTTCAATAACACGGCC
The DNA window shown above is from Chitinophaga agri and carries:
- a CDS encoding alpha/beta fold hydrolase, with amino-acid sequence MNNSTSVSTNRLLVTILVLIAFVLGNKVTVKAQGAATGAAITTTAFDHIRQIKAGVLDVGYVEAGPADGEPVILLHGWPYDIYSYKDVSQILAAKGFRVLIPYLRGYGTTRFLSAATPRNGQQSVVAVDIINFMDALHIKKAVVGGFDWGARTADIIAALWPERVKGLVSVSGYLIGSQQGNKAPLPPKAELNWWYQFYFATERGREGYKENTLAFNKLIWQTASPKWNFSDATYHQSATAFDNPDHVQIVIDNYRWRLGLAKGEAKYDELEKKLATAPAITVPSVTLEGDANGAPHPDPANYAAKFTGRYAHHTIGGGVGHNLPQEAPQAFADAIIEVNNFSK
- a CDS encoding DUF72 domain-containing protein yields the protein MDVIDQFYAGTSGLVLPVPNKQAYPPAYKDKSRLTFYASLFNSLEVNSSFYKIPMAGTTRRWATEVPEGFAFTFKLFRGITHNKGLDFDPAVVTQFMQVIDQVGDRKGALLIQFPASIVFDSFGQLERLLDVIRQCDPDASWDICIEYRHPSWYESETFELLADYNAAMVLHDMPKSTPPDIRSSVRFAYLRFHGPAGDYKGGYPDKVLQQYTNRIHGWLDEGKRVYTYFNNTAGDALPNLETLRRQVNGIATK